A DNA window from Thermosynechococcaceae cyanobacterium Okahandja contains the following coding sequences:
- a CDS encoding ABC transporter ATP-binding protein yields the protein MTTLSPITSTTTAVELTNVRKTFGTVPAVNDVSLRVQEGEILGLLGPSGCGKTTLLRLIAGLDTPDGGIIAIGDRPVSATNLFVPPEQRSLGMVFQDFALFPHLTVAENIAFGLQQRLTKKQIHERVAAVLALVHLQGLEKRYPHELSGGQQQRVALARAIAPQPAVILLDEPLSNLDAQVRLQLREELRSILKAAGTTAIFVTHDQEEALSLSDRLAVMRHGCLEQVGTPEEIYCHPASRFVAGFISQANFLSACAQGACVLTDVGTFPLPEVLPPVEGELMIREEDLKLAPQSDSGLPLVVRDRQFLGREYRYCVQTPSGKELHARAPMDVVIPIGATVSLTAAAEAVRFFPKGA from the coding sequence ATGACAACTCTTTCTCCGATAACTTCTACGACCACAGCCGTAGAACTAACAAATGTACGCAAGACCTTTGGTACGGTTCCCGCCGTTAACGATGTCAGCCTGAGGGTACAGGAGGGAGAAATTCTCGGCTTGCTTGGGCCGTCTGGCTGTGGCAAGACCACGTTACTGCGATTGATTGCCGGTTTAGATACCCCCGATGGGGGCATCATTGCCATTGGCGATCGCCCCGTGAGTGCCACCAACCTCTTTGTGCCGCCGGAGCAGCGATCGCTCGGGATGGTGTTCCAAGACTTTGCCCTTTTTCCCCACCTGACCGTAGCTGAAAATATTGCCTTTGGCTTGCAGCAACGCTTAACGAAAAAACAAATCCACGAGCGGGTAGCGGCGGTACTGGCCCTAGTGCATTTGCAGGGACTCGAAAAGCGCTATCCCCACGAACTCTCGGGCGGTCAGCAGCAGCGGGTGGCCTTAGCGCGGGCGATCGCTCCCCAGCCGGCGGTGATTCTCTTAGATGAACCCCTGAGTAACCTCGATGCCCAAGTGCGGCTCCAGCTTCGGGAGGAATTGCGCTCCATTCTGAAGGCTGCTGGCACCACGGCCATTTTTGTAACCCACGATCAAGAGGAAGCCCTGAGCCTCTCGGATCGCTTAGCCGTGATGCGTCACGGTTGCCTCGAGCAGGTGGGCACCCCTGAAGAGATTTACTGTCACCCCGCCTCCCGGTTTGTGGCGGGCTTTATTAGCCAAGCCAACTTTTTGAGTGCCTGTGCCCAAGGGGCTTGTGTCCTCACCGATGTGGGCACCTTTCCCCTGCCAGAGGTGCTGCCGCCTGTCGAGGGTGAATTAATGATCCGCGAAGAGGACCTAAAACTAGCGCCCCAGAGCGATTCTGGCTTGCCCCTCGTGGTGCGCGATCGCCAGTTCTTGGGGCGGGAATACCGCTACTGTGTGCAGACCCCCTCCGGCAAAGAACTTCACGCCCGCGCCCCCATGGATGTGGTGATTCCCATTGGCGCAACGGTCTCCTTAACGGCTGCCGCTGAAGCGGTGCGCTTTTTCCCCAAAGGGGCATGA
- the ndhO gene encoding photosynthetic/respiratory NAD(P)H-quinone oxidoreductase subunit O, whose translation MAIKKGDCVKVIAEKLANSLEALASDRRYPPYLFEGRGEVVEIRGDYAQIKFPVPTPTVWLRLDQLEVSQ comes from the coding sequence ATGGCCATCAAAAAAGGAGATTGTGTTAAGGTTATTGCCGAAAAACTGGCCAATAGTTTAGAAGCCCTTGCCAGCGATCGCCGCTATCCCCCCTACCTCTTTGAAGGCCGCGGCGAAGTAGTGGAGATTCGGGGTGACTACGCCCAAATTAAATTTCCGGTGCCCACCCCCACCGTTTGGTTACGCCTTGATCAACTCGAAGTGAGCCAGTAA
- the mdh gene encoding malate dehydrogenase has translation MSSRVAVLGAGNVGSALAQRLVEGNIADVVLLDVIDGRPQGLALDLTQSRLLQGHDRQLLGTTNYDDIAGVDVVVITAGFPRKPGMSRDDLLKLNGNLIQEITRQAVAVAPEAVYIVVTNPLDVMTHVAWQVSGLPPQRVMGMAGVLDAARFAAFIALELNISVKDIRAMVLGGHGDLMVPLPRYSSVSGIPITELLPPNTIERLIHRTRHGGAEIVNLLQTGSAFYTPAAAAALMVEAILANHARLLPVCAYVQQAYHLREMYVGVPARIDRQGVAQVIELPLTEAELQALHASAQAVQKVIATTRNLLA, from the coding sequence ATGTCTAGCCGGGTCGCCGTCCTCGGTGCGGGGAACGTCGGCAGTGCCCTTGCCCAACGGCTGGTGGAGGGGAACATTGCTGATGTTGTCCTCCTCGATGTCATTGACGGGCGACCCCAAGGGCTTGCCCTTGATCTAACTCAATCGCGCTTACTGCAGGGACACGATCGCCAACTGTTGGGCACCACCAACTACGACGACATTGCCGGAGTTGATGTGGTCGTGATTACGGCAGGCTTTCCCCGCAAACCCGGTATGAGCCGCGATGACTTACTGAAGCTCAACGGCAACCTGATCCAAGAGATTACCCGGCAAGCCGTGGCGGTTGCGCCCGAGGCCGTCTATATCGTGGTCACCAATCCCTTGGATGTCATGACCCACGTCGCATGGCAGGTCAGTGGGCTACCCCCACAGCGGGTGATGGGAATGGCCGGGGTTTTAGACGCTGCCCGCTTTGCCGCCTTCATTGCCCTTGAGTTAAACATTTCTGTCAAAGACATTCGCGCCATGGTGCTCGGAGGGCACGGGGATCTGATGGTGCCCTTACCCCGCTACTCGAGTGTCAGCGGCATTCCCATTACCGAACTGCTACCGCCTAACACCATTGAGCGGCTCATTCACCGTACCCGCCATGGCGGTGCCGAAATCGTTAACCTACTGCAAACGGGTAGCGCCTTTTATACCCCTGCCGCTGCCGCTGCCCTAATGGTAGAGGCCATTCTTGCCAATCATGCGCGGTTGTTACCCGTATGTGCCTACGTCCAGCAGGCCTACCATCTCAGGGAGATGTACGTTGGGGTACCCGCCCGCATCGATCGCCAAGGGGTTGCCCAGGTCATCGAGTTACCTCTCACCGAAGCGGAGTTGCAGGCACTACACGCTTCCGCCCAAGCCGTCCAAAAAGTGATTGCCACCACCCGCAACCTGCTTGCATAG
- a CDS encoding folate/biopterin family MFS transporter: MLVQPSQPQRGLQWLQKTLLFGQEPSGELLAILLVYFVQGVLGLARLAISFFFKDELGLSPAEVAALMGVAALPWVIKPVFGLISDSVPLFGFRRRSYLVLSGLLGCGAWLSLGTWVQTPAQATLAIVAASIAIALSDVIVDSLVVERARQESATEMGTLQSLSWAATALGGILTAYFSGQLLQWMSTRTVFLLTATFPLLVSAVAGAIAEARVSAAPDLQQTWQHITRVRQAMMQKSIWLPVAFLFLWQATPGSESALFFFTTNELGFEPEFLGRVRLVTSVASLLGIWLFQRYLKTLPIRTIFFWSTILSTVLGLSSLILVTHLNRQWGISDQWFSLGDSLILAVMGQIAFMPVLVLAARLCPPGIEATLFALLMSISNLANLVSHELGALLTHWLGITEHNFEQLWLLVLITNMSTLLPLPLLSWLPQQMTPPTAGVAQAKCSTGVELEPSVS, from the coding sequence ATGTTAGTACAACCTTCGCAACCCCAACGTGGGCTTCAGTGGCTTCAGAAAACGCTGCTGTTTGGCCAAGAACCCAGTGGCGAGCTGTTGGCCATTTTGCTGGTCTATTTTGTGCAGGGGGTGCTAGGGTTAGCACGGCTGGCCATTAGCTTTTTCTTTAAGGATGAGTTAGGGCTATCGCCTGCAGAAGTTGCCGCACTGATGGGGGTGGCCGCCCTACCGTGGGTGATCAAGCCCGTCTTTGGCTTAATCTCCGATAGCGTGCCCCTCTTTGGCTTTCGTCGCCGCTCGTACCTTGTTCTTTCCGGACTACTCGGCTGTGGCGCATGGCTCAGCTTAGGGACATGGGTGCAAACCCCCGCCCAAGCCACTCTTGCCATCGTGGCCGCCTCCATTGCCATTGCCCTCAGCGATGTGATTGTAGATTCGTTGGTCGTGGAGCGCGCCCGCCAAGAATCCGCGACGGAGATGGGAACCTTGCAGTCCCTGAGTTGGGCTGCCACCGCCTTGGGGGGTATTCTCACGGCCTACTTTAGTGGTCAACTGCTGCAATGGATGAGTACGCGCACCGTCTTTTTACTCACTGCCACGTTTCCACTGCTGGTGTCGGCAGTGGCCGGGGCGATCGCCGAAGCCCGCGTAAGCGCCGCGCCAGATCTACAGCAAACATGGCAGCACATTACCCGTGTGCGTCAGGCGATGATGCAAAAAAGTATTTGGCTACCGGTGGCCTTTCTGTTTCTTTGGCAGGCGACACCCGGGTCAGAATCGGCGTTATTTTTTTTCACGACCAACGAGTTAGGATTTGAGCCAGAATTTTTAGGCCGCGTCCGCCTCGTTACCAGTGTGGCCTCCTTGCTGGGGATATGGCTCTTTCAGCGCTATCTAAAAACCTTGCCCATCCGCACCATCTTTTTCTGGAGCACCATTCTTTCGACCGTGTTGGGCTTGTCCAGCTTAATTTTGGTCACCCATCTGAATCGCCAGTGGGGCATCAGTGATCAGTGGTTTAGCTTGGGGGATAGCCTAATTTTAGCGGTGATGGGGCAAATTGCCTTTATGCCCGTGCTGGTGTTGGCAGCTCGCCTGTGCCCTCCCGGGATTGAAGCAACCCTGTTTGCGCTGCTGATGTCCATTAGCAACCTTGCCAATTTAGTCTCCCATGAACTGGGGGCACTCTTGACCCATTGGCTAGGCATTACCGAGCATAACTTCGAGCAATTGTGGCTGCTGGTGCTCATTACAAACATGAGTACCCTGCTGCCGTTGCCTCTACTCAGTTGGCTGCCCCAGCAGATGACACCCCCCACCGCTGGTGTCGCTCAAGCGAAGTGTTCTACAGGTGTTGAATTGGAGCCAAGCGTTTCATGA
- a CDS encoding carotenoid oxygenase family protein encodes MTGVLDRPYSMADWRGGTQSLREEYDYWIDEVEGTVPPDLNGTLYRNGPGLLERGGVPLAHPFDGDGMICAFRFDHGRVHFRNRYVRTAGFLEEENANRLLYRGVFGTQKPGGWLANAFDTRIKNIANTHVIYWGGKLLALWEASLPHRLDPVTLETLGLDDLNGLLGANDAFAAHPRFDPQTQRLVNFGVKPGLSTRIHLYEFAASGECVSQPVFQIPGFAFIHDFALTPHYAIVFQNPVRLNPFPYLLGLRGAAQCIAFNANEPTRIWLLPRAGGKPQPFTMPACFVFHHANAYEVGDEIHIESIAYSHFPTLEPGTDFREVNFAALPASLLWQITINRSTGKVQSTIVDDRPCEFPVVHPAKVGQPYRYTYLAAGHDPKVNAPLQALWRCDRDTGEQQFWSAAPKGFVSEPIFVPRGLAPQQFLWQGAQGEDDGWLLQVMYDAGSGKSQLLIFDAAAIHAGPVARLTLKHHIPYGLHGSFTTYMT; translated from the coding sequence ATGACCGGAGTTCTCGATCGCCCCTATAGCATGGCCGATTGGCGGGGGGGCACCCAATCCCTGCGGGAAGAATACGACTACTGGATTGATGAGGTGGAGGGCACCGTCCCCCCAGACCTGAACGGCACCCTTTACCGCAACGGCCCCGGACTACTCGAGCGTGGTGGCGTGCCTTTGGCCCATCCCTTTGATGGGGATGGCATGATCTGTGCCTTTCGCTTTGACCATGGCCGCGTTCACTTTCGCAATCGCTACGTGCGCACCGCCGGATTTCTGGAAGAGGAAAACGCAAATCGCCTCCTTTATCGGGGTGTTTTTGGCACCCAAAAGCCCGGGGGCTGGCTGGCCAATGCCTTCGATACGCGGATTAAAAATATTGCCAATACCCATGTGATTTACTGGGGCGGTAAGTTACTGGCCCTGTGGGAAGCGAGTCTGCCCCATCGCCTTGATCCGGTCACCCTAGAGACCCTAGGGTTAGATGATCTCAACGGCTTGCTCGGCGCTAACGATGCCTTTGCGGCGCACCCCCGCTTCGACCCCCAAACTCAGCGGCTGGTTAATTTTGGCGTCAAGCCGGGGCTGAGTACCCGCATTCACCTCTACGAATTTGCCGCCAGTGGCGAGTGTGTGTCCCAACCGGTCTTTCAGATTCCCGGTTTTGCCTTTATTCACGATTTTGCCCTCACCCCCCACTACGCCATTGTGTTTCAGAATCCGGTGCGGCTCAATCCGTTTCCGTACTTGCTGGGGTTGCGCGGCGCGGCACAGTGTATTGCCTTTAACGCTAACGAGCCAACCCGCATCTGGTTACTGCCGCGAGCGGGTGGAAAGCCGCAGCCGTTTACCATGCCCGCCTGCTTTGTCTTTCACCATGCCAATGCCTATGAGGTGGGGGACGAAATTCACATTGAGTCTATTGCCTACAGCCATTTTCCCACCCTAGAGCCGGGAACAGATTTTCGTGAGGTCAATTTTGCTGCCCTGCCCGCCAGTCTGCTGTGGCAAATCACGATTAATCGCTCGACTGGCAAGGTGCAATCCACCATTGTGGACGATCGCCCCTGTGAGTTTCCGGTCGTGCATCCGGCCAAGGTGGGGCAACCCTACCGCTATACCTATCTTGCGGCGGGCCATGATCCCAAGGTAAATGCTCCGTTGCAGGCGCTTTGGCGTTGCGATCGCGACACCGGCGAGCAGCAGTTTTGGTCCGCAGCTCCCAAAGGCTTTGTCAGCGAACCCATTTTTGTCCCCCGTGGCCTTGCGCCGCAGCAATTTCTCTGGCAGGGTGCCCAAGGGGAAGACGACGGCTGGCTCTTGCAGGTGATGTACGATGCCGGTTCTGGCAAATCCCAGTTATTAATTTTTGATGCCGCAGCCATTCATGCCGGCCCCGTTGCCCGCCTCACCTTAAAGCATCATATTCCCTACGGCTTACACGGATCCTTTACAACCTACATGACCTAA
- a CDS encoding CAAD domain-containing protein, producing MNEFDTPPSTETTHTEAPLTGLDSTPAGSLAGRELAKPAPAAGGLTDEQWQQAREKLYWLLTVFPDQVGHFWGEYKQPLRTLFIILATVPFVALAIAILEVVNAIPLLAPTCQLIGFGYGTWFLYRYVLFDAGRREFTQKVNDYKQRILGDINSSNPS from the coding sequence ATGAATGAATTTGACACACCACCATCCACCGAAACAACCCACACGGAAGCGCCCCTTACTGGGTTAGATAGCACCCCAGCAGGGAGCTTAGCCGGACGCGAACTGGCAAAGCCAGCACCAGCAGCGGGTGGGTTAACGGATGAACAGTGGCAGCAAGCTCGCGAAAAGCTCTACTGGCTGCTGACGGTTTTTCCCGATCAGGTGGGACATTTTTGGGGCGAGTATAAGCAGCCCCTCCGCACCCTTTTCATTATTTTGGCAACGGTTCCGTTTGTGGCACTGGCGATCGCCATTCTGGAAGTGGTCAACGCCATTCCGCTTCTAGCCCCTACCTGTCAACTCATCGGCTTTGGCTACGGCACGTGGTTTCTCTATCGCTACGTGCTGTTTGACGCTGGGCGGCGCGAGTTCACCCAAAAAGTCAACGATTATAAGCAACGCATTCTAGGAGACATTAACTCCTCGAATCCGTCTTAA
- a CDS encoding type II toxin-antitoxin system HicB family antitoxin: MMQYLIVIEQTETGYSAYSPDLPGCVSTGATREEVEQNMREAVEFHLDGLRSEGLEIPQPTTSSAYVEVAA, encoded by the coding sequence ATGATGCAGTATCTTATTGTAATTGAGCAGACGGAAACTGGATATTCTGCTTATTCTCCAGATTTACCGGGATGTGTCTCGACAGGGGCAACCCGTGAAGAAGTTGAACAAAATATGCGTGAGGCGGTAGAGTTCCACTTGGATGGTTTAAGGTCGGAAGGGCTAGAAATTCCACAACCAACCACTTCTTCGGCCTATGTCGAGGTTGCCGCCTAG
- a CDS encoding type II toxin-antitoxin system HicA family toxin: MKLLEQDGWYLVRIRGSHRQYKHSVKRGLVTVPGKLGDVLAQGTLNSILKQAGLK, translated from the coding sequence ATCAAACTACTCGAGCAAGATGGCTGGTATCTGGTTCGGATACGGGGTAGTCATCGTCAGTATAAACATTCTGTCAAGCGAGGTTTAGTCACTGTACCCGGAAAACTGGGTGATGTTCTGGCGCAGGGAACGTTGAATAGCATCCTGAAACAGGCAGGGCTGAAATGA
- a CDS encoding GTP-binding protein, which produces MTSSNGTIPVTVLTGYLGAGKTTLLNRILTYEHGKKVAVIVNEFGEVGIDHQLVVNTDEEIFEMNNGCICCTVRGDLIRIIGNLMKRRHKFDHLVIETTGLADPAPVIQTFFMDEDIRQQTHLDAVVTVVDAKHIQLHWDAAEAQEQIAFADVILLNKTDLVGADELQALADRIGTMNPLARVHFTQHAAVPMEHILNVGGFDLERAVALDPDFLSEDHHEHDETVGSVAIVATGKLDGAAFQAWLSQLLQTQGSDIFRMKGILHLAGQQTPFVFQGVHMLFDGRPLDRPVEHWRNELVFIGRNLNAEQLRQGFTACLT; this is translated from the coding sequence ATGACAAGTAGCAATGGCACAATTCCTGTTACCGTTCTAACAGGATACCTTGGGGCTGGCAAAACCACTCTTCTAAACCGGATTTTGACCTACGAGCACGGCAAAAAAGTCGCGGTAATTGTGAATGAGTTTGGCGAGGTGGGTATTGATCATCAATTGGTGGTCAATACCGATGAAGAAATTTTTGAAATGAATAACGGCTGTATTTGCTGTACGGTGCGGGGTGATCTCATCCGCATCATTGGCAATCTCATGAAGCGCCGCCATAAATTTGACCACTTGGTGATTGAAACGACGGGGCTAGCGGATCCGGCTCCTGTGATTCAAACCTTTTTTATGGATGAGGATATTCGCCAGCAAACCCACCTTGATGCAGTCGTTACCGTTGTTGATGCGAAGCACATTCAACTCCACTGGGACGCAGCAGAAGCCCAAGAGCAGATTGCCTTTGCCGATGTCATTCTCCTGAATAAGACGGATTTGGTGGGGGCAGACGAACTTCAAGCCCTTGCTGATCGCATTGGGACAATGAACCCCTTGGCAAGGGTACATTTCACGCAGCACGCTGCCGTGCCCATGGAGCATATTCTGAATGTGGGCGGCTTTGATCTGGAGCGAGCCGTAGCGCTTGATCCCGATTTTTTAAGTGAAGACCACCACGAACACGATGAAACTGTTGGCTCGGTGGCTATTGTGGCCACAGGCAAGCTGGATGGTGCGGCTTTTCAGGCATGGCTGAGCCAATTGTTACAAACCCAAGGCTCCGATATTTTCCGCATGAAAGGGATTTTGCATCTTGCGGGGCAACAGACTCCCTTTGTGTTTCAGGGGGTACATATGCTGTTTGATGGCCGTCCTCTTGATCGTCCGGTTGAGCATTGGCGAAACGAATTGGTTTTTATTGGCCGTAACCTCAATGCCGAGCAGTTGCGCCAAGGGTTTACCGCCTGTCTTACTTAG